CACAAGTTCGATGCCCCCACCGACGCCATCGACGACGCCATCAGCAGCGGTCTGATCGATGGCTCGCTGCCCGAGATCAAAGCCAGGGCCACCGAGGCGCTGTCGGTGCACAATGTGAGCCGCGAGCAAGCCATGGTGCAGATCGACAACCTGCCGACTTGGTACCAGAGCAACTACCCCGCCGTCTTTGCCGAAAAGGAAGCGCAGATCCGGCAGAGTGTAGAGGCTCTGCGAACGATTTTCGACGGCATCTACTTCCCCGATATGAAGGTCGGGTGGGACACGCACCCCGACAACATCGGCCACAAGGACTTCCCCGGCTGTTTTCGCTGTCACGACGGCAAACACACCAGCCCTGCCGGCGAAACCATCCGCCTGGAGTGCAACGTCTGCCACACGATCCCGCGCCTCTCTGGCCCTGGCCTGCCATCTGCCACCATCAACCTGGAACCCAGCAACGAGCCTGATTCCCACCGCGATAGCAACTGGCTGGCCCGCCACCGCGACGAATTCGACGCCACCTGCGCCGGTTGCCACAGCACCTTCAACCGCGGCGGCTCGGACAACACCTCGTTCTGCGCCAATGGCGCCTGCCACGGCGTCGAGTGGAAGTTCGCCGGCCTGGATGCGCCGGGCCTCAAAGCCATCCTCCCCCCGATCACCGAAGCCACCGACATCCCGGTGCAGGAAGCCGGTCAAGGCGAAGGCTCCGGTTTCGTGCCCTACATCCCCCACCCGCTGAGCGAAGAACGCATCGGCCAGTGTCGCACCTGCCACGGGCCAGAGGGCATCAAGCCGATGCCGCAATGGCACGAAGATGAGCAGTTCCCGCTCGAAGCCTGCACCGACTGCCACCAACTGGCGCCGGGCCTGCGGCCAACGCCGGCGCCCTGAAGACCCCACCACACACCACGGAGTCAGCCATGAGTTGCACCCACCTTGATCAAATAACCGTTCACAACGTCACCCCCGGCGCCCACGGCTGCGAGGACTGCCTGAAAATCGGCGGGCGCTGGGTTCATCTGCGCATCTGCCTCAGTTGCGGGCATATCGGTTGCTGTGATAACTCGCCCAATCGTCACGCCACCAAGCATTTCCAGGCCACCGGCCACCCCATCATCCAGTCCTACCAACCGGGCGAGGACTGGCAATG
The window above is part of the Caldilineales bacterium genome. Proteins encoded here:
- a CDS encoding NapC/NirT family cytochrome c; translation: MIRRFRTWLRTHWRLALTAAFILAAAGTAIFVVGVTVWEYTNSTPFCGETCHTMPPEYVAYQKSPHARVSCVDCHLGQDSVLEAIPRKAKEVRHVVYALTQDYEIPIYVRSLRPARETCEKCHSPEKSSLDSVKKIERYQTDAENTPVRTYLTLKTGGGVDRAGQGRGIHWHITSQVYYLANDELKQDIAYVKEVKLDGSTVEYFDLESKITPAEVADRSAELRRMDCIDCHNRVSHKFDAPTDAIDDAISSGLIDGSLPEIKARATEALSVHNVSREQAMVQIDNLPTWYQSNYPAVFAEKEAQIRQSVEALRTIFDGIYFPDMKVGWDTHPDNIGHKDFPGCFRCHDGKHTSPAGETIRLECNVCHTIPRLSGPGLPSATINLEPSNEPDSHRDSNWLARHRDEFDATCAGCHSTFNRGGSDNTSFCANGACHGVEWKFAGLDAPGLKAILPPITEATDIPVQEAGQGEGSGFVPYIPHPLSEERIGQCRTCHGPEGIKPMPQWHEDEQFPLEACTDCHQLAPGLRPTPAP
- a CDS encoding UBP-type zinc finger domain-containing protein, with amino-acid sequence MSCTHLDQITVHNVTPGAHGCEDCLKIGGRWVHLRICLSCGHIGCCDNSPNRHATKHFQATGHPIIQSYQPGEDWQWCFVDKELL